In Fusobacterium massiliense, a single window of DNA contains:
- a CDS encoding HIRAN domain-containing protein, whose protein sequence is MKTNEEFRLSKISEYEPSRNIMDFHLAGFAYYDGLDVIEELKLGQEVHLVKEINNPYDNEAVAIYYKNRKIGYVPKEKNSFFSTLIYYGYGEIFEAKIQYANMENHPDRQFRVVVRVKDNR, encoded by the coding sequence ATGAAAACTAATGAAGAATTTAGATTATCTAAAATTTCAGAATACGAGCCATCTAGGAATATTATGGATTTTCACTTAGCTGGTTTTGCTTATTATGATGGTCTAGATGTTATTGAAGAATTAAAATTAGGTCAAGAAGTTCATTTAGTGAAAGAAATAAATAATCCTTATGATAATGAAGCAGTTGCTATTTATTATAAGAACAGAAAAATTGGATACGTACCAAAAGAAAAAAATTCTTTTTTCAGTACATTAATATATTACGGTTATGGAGAAATATTTGAAGCAAAGATCCAGTATGCGAATATGGAAAATCATCCAGATAGACAATTTAGAGTTGTTGTGAGAGTAAAAGATAATAGATAA
- a CDS encoding transposase produces the protein MLDDRKKDYEEYKSTGIKNKYPTPAKYKEEYPYLKEVDSLALANAQLNLEKAYKNFLKNKDFGFPKYKCKSNPVQSYTTNNQNTIYIKDSYIKLPKLKSLVKIKLHREIKGVIKSVTISKNSLDHYFVSILCEEKIEELAKTNKNIRIDLGIKEFTTMSDSTKVENLKLTKEYEKKLKREQRKLSRRCKLAKDSDKKLSDSKNYQKQKKKVAKIHNKIRNKRKDFVNKLSTKIINNHDIICIEDLNIKGMLKNHKLAKSISDVSWSEFIRQLEYKANWYGRKIVKVPTFYPSSKTCSGCGNIKETLKLSERIYHCECCRLEIDRDYNASINILRKGLEILKKEKVS, from the coding sequence ATGTTAGATGATAGAAAAAAAGATTATGAAGAATATAAATCAACAGGAATTAAAAATAAATATCCTACTCCTGCTAAATATAAAGAAGAATATCCTTATTTAAAAGAAGTAGATAGTTTAGCTCTTGCTAATGCACAATTAAATTTAGAAAAAGCTTATAAAAATTTCCTTAAAAATAAAGATTTTGGTTTTCCAAAATATAAGTGTAAATCTAACCCAGTCCAAAGCTATACTACAAATAATCAGAACACAATATATATTAAAGATAGTTACATAAAACTTCCTAAACTAAAATCGCTAGTCAAAATTAAATTACATAGAGAAATAAAAGGTGTAATTAAATCAGTAACAATAAGTAAAAATAGTCTTGATCATTATTTTGTTTCAATATTATGTGAAGAAAAAATAGAAGAATTAGCAAAAACTAATAAAAATATTAGAATAGATTTAGGAATAAAAGAATTTACAACAATGAGTGATTCTACAAAAGTAGAAAATTTAAAGCTAACAAAAGAATATGAAAAAAAATTAAAAAGAGAACAAAGAAAACTATCAAGGAGATGTAAACTTGCTAAAGATAGCGATAAAAAATTATCAGATAGTAAGAACTATCAAAAACAAAAGAAAAAAGTAGCAAAAATACATAATAAAATTAGAAATAAAAGAAAAGACTTTGTAAATAAGTTGAGTACAAAAATTATCAATAACCACGATATAATCTGTATAGAAGACTTAAATATAAAGGGAATGTTAAAAAATCACAAATTAGCAAAAAGTATATCAGATGTAAGTTGGAGTGAATTTATAAGACAACTAGAATATAAAGCAAACTGGTATGGAAGAAAGATTGTAAAAGTACCTACATTTTATCCAAGTAGTAAGACTTGTTCTGGTTGTGGTAATATAAAAGAAACACTAAAATTGTCAGAAAGAATATATCATTGTGAATGTTGTAGACTAGAAATAGATAGAGATTACAATGCAAGTATAAATATATTAAGAAAAGGTTTAGAAATATTAAAAAAAGAAAAAGTAAGTTAG
- a CDS encoding helix-turn-helix domain-containing protein — protein sequence MKIVKKTYKFRIYLTLEQIIFFSKNFGCVRSYVR from the coding sequence ATGAAAATAGTTAAAAAAACATATAAATTCAGAATATATCTTACCTTAGAACAAATAATCTTTTTCTCAAAAAACTTTGGTTGTGTTAGATCTTATGTTAGATGA
- a CDS encoding malolactic enzyme: MQEVNMVKKSYEVLNDPFLNKGTAFTKEERKELELTGLLPPQIQTIEEQAEQVYAQYKSKEPLINKRRFLMEIFDTNRTLFYYLFSQHVVEFMPVVYDPVIAENIENYSELYVNPQNAVYLSIDSPEAIEESLKNATKDREIRLIVVTDAEGILGIGDWGTNGVDISVGKLMVYTAAAGIDPKSVLPVVLDVGTNRETLLEDKLYLGNRHKRVYGDKYYDFVDKFVQTAEKLFPKLYLHFEDFGRSNAANVLHKYWKTYPVFNDDIQGTGIITLAGILGALKISGEKLTDQKYMCFGAGTAGAGIADRVYREMLQQGLSENEARSRFYLVDKQGLLFDDMDDLTPEQRPFARKRTEFTNANELTNLEAAVKAVKPTILVGTSTQPNTFTETIVKEMASYTARPIIFPLSNPTKLAEATAENLIKWTDGKALVATGIPADPVEYNGVTYEIGQANNALIYPALGLGAIASTAKLVTNEMISKAAHSLGGIVDTTKPGAATLPPVSKLTEFSQRVAEAVGQCALDQKLNREDITDIKVAIEKIKWTPKY; this comes from the coding sequence ATTCAGGAGGTAAATATGGTAAAAAAATCTTATGAAGTATTAAATGACCCATTTTTAAACAAAGGAACAGCTTTCACAAAGGAAGAAAGAAAAGAATTGGAATTAACTGGATTACTACCACCACAAATTCAAACAATTGAGGAACAAGCAGAACAAGTATATGCACAATACAAAAGTAAAGAACCTCTAATAAACAAAAGAAGATTTTTAATGGAAATTTTTGACACAAATAGAACTTTATTTTATTATCTATTTAGTCAACATGTAGTTGAATTTATGCCAGTAGTATATGATCCTGTTATAGCTGAAAATATTGAAAATTATAGTGAACTATATGTAAATCCTCAAAATGCTGTATATTTGTCAATAGACTCTCCTGAAGCAATAGAAGAATCTTTAAAAAATGCAACAAAAGATAGAGAAATAAGACTAATAGTTGTAACTGATGCAGAAGGTATTTTAGGAATTGGAGATTGGGGAACAAATGGTGTTGATATTTCAGTTGGAAAGTTAATGGTTTACACAGCAGCAGCTGGGATAGATCCTAAATCAGTTTTACCAGTTGTTTTAGATGTAGGAACAAATCGTGAAACTCTGCTTGAAGATAAATTATATTTAGGAAATCGTCATAAAAGAGTTTATGGAGATAAATATTATGATTTTGTAGATAAATTTGTTCAAACTGCTGAAAAATTATTCCCTAAACTATATCTACATTTTGAAGACTTCGGTCGTTCAAATGCAGCTAATGTTTTACATAAATATTGGAAAACTTATCCTGTATTTAATGATGATATACAAGGAACAGGAATTATTACATTAGCAGGAATTTTAGGTGCATTAAAAATTTCTGGAGAAAAATTAACTGACCAAAAATATATGTGTTTTGGAGCAGGAACAGCAGGAGCAGGAATAGCAGATCGTGTATATCGAGAAATGTTACAACAAGGTTTATCTGAAAATGAAGCTCGTAGTAGATTTTATTTAGTTGATAAACAAGGACTTTTATTTGATGATATGGATGATTTAACTCCAGAACAAAGACCATTTGCTCGTAAGAGAACTGAATTTACTAATGCAAATGAATTAACAAATTTAGAAGCAGCAGTTAAAGCGGTTAAACCAACTATTCTAGTTGGAACTTCTACTCAACCAAATACTTTTACTGAAACGATAGTAAAAGAAATGGCATCATATACAGCAAGACCTATTATATTTCCATTGAGTAACCCAACAAAATTAGCAGAAGCAACTGCTGAAAATTTAATCAAATGGACAGATGGAAAAGCATTGGTTGCAACAGGTATTCCTGCAGACCCAGTTGAATATAATGGAGTAACTTATGAAATAGGACAAGCTAATAATGCTTTAATATATCCAGCACTTGGTTTAGGAGCAATTGCTTCAACAGCAAAATTAGTTACAAATGAAATGATATCAAAAGCTGCACACTCATTAGGAGGAATTGTTGATACAACAAAACCTGGAGCTGCTACATTGCCACCAGTATCAAAATTAACAGAATTTTCTCAAAGAGTTGCTGAAGCTGTTGGTCAATGTGCATTAGATCAAAAATTAAATAGAGAAGATATAACTGATATAAAAGTAGCTATTGAAAAAATTAAGTGGACACCAAAATATTAA
- a CDS encoding AEC family transporter, which translates to MEAFISSIGSILSIVLLIILGYILKEKNWFSDSFSGNISKLIMNIALPASIFVSVLKYLTLKSLLSLTGALVYTFLSVIIGYIFAYILVKILNVPVGRRGTFINTVVNANTIFIGLPLNIALFGNESLPYFLVYYVTNTVSTWAFGAILIGNDTNDKDKQGATFNWKKLFPPPLLGFIVALIFLFLSIPIPTFVNSTLGYLGGIVTPLSLIYIGIVLHNAGLKSIKFDRDTIFALIGRFIFSPIIMFILIKFGSDILGLKELSAIEIKTFIVQSAAPALAVLPILVNEAKGDVEYATNVVTTSTLLFVIVIPIITTLLGRI; encoded by the coding sequence ATGGAAGCATTTATAAGTTCAATAGGAAGTATATTATCCATAGTTTTACTGATAATATTAGGATATATATTAAAAGAAAAAAATTGGTTTAGTGATAGTTTTAGTGGAAATATATCTAAACTGATTATGAATATTGCTTTACCAGCCTCTATTTTTGTATCTGTTTTGAAGTATTTGACATTAAAATCTTTATTATCTTTAACAGGAGCTTTAGTTTATACATTTTTATCTGTAATAATTGGTTATATTTTTGCATACATACTTGTAAAAATTTTAAATGTTCCAGTTGGAAGAAGAGGGACTTTCATAAATACTGTTGTCAATGCAAATACAATTTTTATAGGACTACCATTAAATATTGCCTTATTTGGAAATGAAAGTTTACCATATTTTTTAGTTTACTATGTTACAAATACAGTTTCAACTTGGGCATTTGGAGCAATACTAATTGGCAATGATACAAATGATAAAGACAAACAAGGAGCAACTTTTAATTGGAAAAAGCTGTTTCCGCCTCCATTATTAGGTTTTATAGTAGCTCTTATATTTTTATTTTTAAGTATACCTATTCCAACTTTTGTTAACTCAACATTAGGATATTTAGGAGGAATAGTTACACCTCTATCTTTGATATATATAGGTATAGTTTTACATAATGCTGGGCTAAAAAGTATAAAGTTTGATAGAGATACTATATTTGCACTTATAGGAAGATTTATATTTTCACCAATTATTATGTTTATTTTAATAAAATTTGGTTCAGATATTTTAGGGTTAAAAGAGCTATCAGCTATAGAAATAAAAACATTTATAGTGCAGTCAGCTGCACCAGCACTTGCAGTATTACCAATTTTGGTTAATGAGGCAAAGGGAGATGTGGAATATGCAACAAATGTAGTAACAACAAGTACCTTATTGTTTGTTATTGTTATACCAATCATCACTACTTTATTGGGAAGAATATAA
- a CDS encoding nuclear transport factor 2 family protein, with protein sequence MNNQLEQNKLNAIAFYKTMFDGDPEKAIELYVGDEYRQHNPVVADGKAGIIEYFTRMKKEYPIEEVRFVRAITQGDLVALHTHQIWGEPDNKEYITMDFFRFDENNKILIY encoded by the coding sequence ATGAATAATCAATTAGAACAAAATAAGTTAAATGCTATAGCATTTTATAAAACTATGTTTGATGGAGATCCTGAAAAAGCAATAGAATTATATGTTGGGGATGAGTATAGACAACACAATCCTGTAGTTGCAGACGGGAAAGCTGGTATAATTGAATATTTTACTAGAATGAAAAAAGAATATCCAATAGAAGAAGTTAGATTTGTTCGTGCAATAACACAAGGGGATTTAGTTGCTTTACATACTCATCAAATTTGGGGAGAGCCTGATAATAAGGAATATATTACCATGGATTTTTTTCGTTTTGATGAAAATAATAAAATATTAATTTATTAA
- a CDS encoding Bax inhibitor-1/YccA family protein encodes MYNYNDINIKATNNFLRKVFLYMVLGIAISLGTSLYLYVFNIELLYRIGGYFRILAIAEVAMVFGLSFFINKISSGMARMLFLLYSLLNGVTLSTIGFYYDPVTIVYAFTMTLVIFVVTAIFGYTTQEDLSSYRRFFTIGLISLIIMGLINMFLGVGVLYWIETIVGVVLFSGLIAYDVNRIKSLAYNVADGDAELVEKIGIIGALNLYLDFINLFLYVLRIFGRKSR; translated from the coding sequence ATGTATAATTATAATGATATTAATATTAAAGCTACAAATAATTTTTTAAGAAAAGTTTTTCTTTATATGGTATTAGGAATTGCAATTTCATTGGGAACAAGTTTATATTTGTATGTATTTAATATAGAACTTTTGTATAGAATAGGAGGTTATTTTAGAATTCTTGCTATTGCAGAAGTAGCTATGGTTTTTGGCTTAAGTTTTTTTATAAATAAAATATCATCTGGTATGGCTAGAATGTTATTTTTACTTTATTCATTGCTAAATGGAGTAACACTTTCAACAATAGGATTTTATTATGATCCAGTAACTATCGTATATGCTTTTACAATGACTTTAGTAATATTTGTTGTAACTGCAATTTTTGGTTATACTACTCAAGAAGATTTAAGTTCTTATAGAAGATTCTTTACAATAGGATTAATTTCTCTTATTATAATGGGACTTATAAATATGTTTTTAGGTGTAGGAGTTTTATATTGGATTGAAACAATAGTAGGTGTTGTACTTTTTTCTGGACTTATTGCTTATGATGTAAATAGAATCAAATCTCTTGCTTATAATGTAGCTGATGGAGATGCTGAACTTGTTGAAAAAATAGGTATTATAGGTGCTTTAAATCTATACTTAGATTTTATAAATTTATTCTTGTATGTTCTTAGAATTTTTGGAAGAAAAAGTAGATAA
- a CDS encoding AMP-binding protein, which produces MSIRFLYDRKKTAVTYEDRKISYVDVIKYVNYYSDFLKIDKADRVALMMENRPETIFSFLSVWNKKGIAMSLDAGYTAEQLAYVFNDSKPKYIFVSEKTKKVAEEANNIVGNFVEILDVDNIVLPNDYISPKETLDVDSEEDVAIISYTSGTTGNPKGVMLTFGNIMANIKGVSAVNLVNENDIILAMLPYHHILPLSFTLILPFYYGIPIVLLGEISSTSLKKALNDHKVSVIIGVPRVWEMLDKAIMAQINKSSLAKFMFKLAQKTNSMALRKIIFSKIHKGFGGNVRLMVSGGAKIDKNILEDFTYLGFRIIQGYGMTETAPIISFNVPGRERPDTVGEVIPDVEVKFASDDEILVKGKNVMKGYYMKEEATKEVFDEDGWFHTGDLGKMDGNHLVIIGRKKEMIVLSNGKNINPADIETTIIKSTDLIKEIAITEYNDQLLAIIYPDFDEIVAKKIVNIKEAIKWEVIDKYNVNAPNYKKIHDIKIVKEELPKTRLGKIRRFMLKDLLENNSDEQIKKEVKKSVEVPVEMKEKFDKIAKYINEIHQKEIALDSHIELDLGFDSLDIVEFMNFINSTFSINLNEEEFVEHKTISSIIELINKKAEKGTDKNENLKKIIENDSDVKLPNSAFYAKLLKFIFSPIFKFYFKFKSSGKENIKEGAGIIVGNHQSFLDAFMVNNSFTNKELSNNYYIATALHFKSKTMKYLANNGNIILVDVNKNLKNTLQAASKVLKTGKKLIIFPEGARTRDGELQDFKKTFAILAKELNVPIYPFVLKGAYEAFPYNQKFPKKHDLTVEFLERIEPENKTVEEIVEETRNKIEKVYKNK; this is translated from the coding sequence ATGTCAATTAGATTTTTATATGATAGGAAAAAAACAGCGGTAACATATGAGGATAGGAAAATTTCATATGTTGATGTAATAAAATATGTTAATTATTATTCAGATTTTCTAAAAATTGATAAAGCAGATAGAGTTGCTTTAATGATGGAAAATAGACCAGAAACTATTTTTTCATTTCTTTCAGTTTGGAATAAAAAAGGAATAGCCATGAGTTTGGATGCTGGTTATACAGCAGAACAACTTGCCTATGTTTTTAATGATTCAAAGCCTAAATATATTTTTGTTTCAGAAAAAACAAAAAAAGTTGCTGAAGAAGCAAATAATATAGTTGGAAACTTTGTAGAAATTTTAGATGTTGATAATATAGTTTTACCGAATGACTATATATCACCTAAAGAGACACTAGATGTTGATTCAGAAGAAGATGTTGCTATAATCTCATATACTTCTGGAACAACTGGAAATCCTAAAGGGGTTATGTTAACATTTGGTAATATTATGGCAAATATTAAAGGTGTTAGTGCTGTAAATCTTGTAAATGAAAATGATATTATTTTAGCAATGTTACCTTATCATCATATCTTACCTTTGAGTTTTACTTTGATTTTACCATTTTATTATGGTATTCCAATAGTGCTTTTAGGAGAGATTTCTTCTACTAGCTTAAAGAAAGCTTTAAATGACCATAAAGTTAGTGTAATAATTGGAGTTCCTAGAGTTTGGGAAATGCTTGATAAAGCTATAATGGCTCAAATAAATAAAAGTTCCCTTGCTAAATTTATGTTTAAATTAGCTCAAAAAACAAATTCTATGGCTCTTAGAAAAATAATATTCTCTAAAATTCATAAAGGTTTTGGTGGAAATGTTAGACTTATGGTTTCAGGTGGAGCTAAAATAGATAAAAATATTTTAGAGGATTTCACATACTTAGGCTTTAGAATAATTCAAGGATATGGAATGACTGAAACTGCACCAATAATATCTTTCAATGTTCCAGGAAGAGAAAGACCTGATACAGTTGGAGAAGTTATTCCAGATGTTGAAGTTAAATTTGCTTCTGATGATGAAATACTAGTCAAAGGTAAAAATGTAATGAAAGGTTATTACATGAAAGAGGAAGCAACTAAAGAAGTATTTGATGAAGATGGTTGGTTCCATACTGGAGATTTAGGTAAAATGGACGGTAATCATTTAGTGATTATTGGAAGAAAAAAAGAAATGATAGTTCTATCAAATGGTAAAAATATAAATCCGGCTGATATTGAAACTACTATTATTAAAAGTACTGATTTAATTAAAGAAATTGCTATAACTGAGTATAATGACCAATTACTTGCTATTATTTATCCAGATTTTGATGAAATAGTTGCTAAAAAAATTGTTAATATCAAAGAGGCTATAAAATGGGAAGTAATTGATAAGTATAATGTTAATGCTCCTAACTATAAAAAAATTCACGATATAAAAATTGTTAAAGAAGAATTGCCAAAGACTAGACTAGGAAAAATAAGAAGATTTATGTTAAAAGATTTATTAGAAAATAATTCTGATGAGCAAATAAAAAAAGAGGTAAAAAAATCAGTTGAAGTTCCAGTAGAAATGAAAGAAAAATTTGATAAAATTGCTAAATATATAAATGAAATACATCAAAAAGAGATAGCTCTTGATTCTCATATTGAACTTGATTTAGGTTTTGACTCTTTAGACATAGTAGAGTTTATGAATTTTATTAATTCTACTTTTTCTATAAATTTAAATGAAGAAGAATTTGTTGAGCATAAAACTATATCTTCTATAATAGAATTAATAAATAAAAAAGCTGAAAAAGGTACTGATAAAAATGAAAATTTAAAGAAAATTATTGAAAATGACAGTGATGTTAAGCTACCTAATAGTGCATTTTATGCTAAACTTTTAAAGTTTATTTTCAGTCCAATATTTAAATTCTATTTCAAATTTAAATCTAGTGGAAAAGAAAATATAAAAGAGGGAGCAGGTATTATTGTAGGAAATCATCAAAGCTTCTTAGATGCTTTTATGGTAAATAATTCTTTTACTAATAAAGAATTGAGTAATAATTACTATATAGCTACAGCTCTTCATTTTAAGAGTAAAACTATGAAGTACCTTGCAAATAATGGAAATATAATTTTAGTTGATGTTAATAAAAATTTAAAAAATACATTACAAGCAGCTTCAAAAGTTTTAAAAACTGGTAAAAAATTAATTATATTCCCAGAAGGTGCTAGAACAAGAGATGGAGAATTACAAGATTTCAAGAAAACTTTTGCTATACTTGCAAAAGAATTGAATGTTCCTATTTATCCTTTTGTATTGAAAGGAGCTTATGAAGCATTTCCATATAATCAAAAATTTCCAAAGAAACATGATTTAACTGTTGAGTTTTTAGAAAGAATAGAACCAGAAAATAAAACTGTGGAAGAAATAGTTGAAGAAACTAGAAATAAAATTGAAAAAGTTTATAAAAATAAATAA
- a CDS encoding response regulator transcription factor, which produces MKVLIIHQNKELIKTLSTFLESKEHIIKNCSTFVEGLEKFYQEDFDLIIIDTIIMNIKGSLFCEKIRNKSNKVGLFAISNKKDEELKLEMLAKGIDDFIELSECKQIEIELRITNLIRRVLSSQIIKEDNYIFNNIKLDLFSRTLIKEGKIIKLSITEFLLLELLLKNKNQPLKREEIDKNVWKSSNEKNNLKNSSNKLEVYIRKLRLKIGDKSGKILQSVRGYGYVIKD; this is translated from the coding sequence ATGAAAGTACTTATCATACATCAAAATAAAGAACTTATAAAAACTCTGAGCACATTTTTAGAGTCTAAAGAACATATTATAAAAAATTGCTCTACTTTTGTGGAGGGGTTAGAAAAATTTTATCAAGAAGATTTTGATTTAATTATTATAGATACTATCATTATGAATATAAAAGGTTCTTTATTTTGTGAGAAAATTAGAAATAAAAGTAATAAAGTTGGACTATTTGCTATTTCTAATAAAAAAGATGAAGAATTAAAATTAGAAATGTTGGCAAAGGGAATAGATGACTTTATAGAGCTTTCTGAATGTAAACAAATAGAAATAGAATTAAGAATTACTAATCTTATCAGAAGAGTTTTAAGCTCACAAATTATAAAAGAAGATAACTACATTTTTAATAATATAAAATTAGATTTGTTTTCAAGAACTTTAATAAAAGAAGGTAAAATAATAAAATTATCTATTACTGAGTTTTTACTTTTAGAGCTTCTTTTGAAAAATAAAAATCAACCTTTAAAAAGAGAAGAAATAGATAAAAATGTTTGGAAGTCTAGCAATGAAAAGAATAATTTAAAAAATTCTTCAAATAAATTAGAAGTTTATATTAGAAAATTAAGATTAAAAATAGGTGATAAAAGTGGTAAAATTTTACAATCAGTTAGAGGATACGGATATGTAATAAAAGATTAG
- a CDS encoding tRNA lysidine(34) synthetase: protein MENIVNEIVNFEEIVFLNKKEQIENSLRTTYRKKIWTKFVKAIKDFDLIKDGDKIAVGVSGGKDSLLLCKLFQELKKDKSKNFEVKFISMNPGFEAIDVDKFKENLIEMGIDCELFDADVWKIAFEEAPDSPCFLCAKMRRGVLYKKVEELGFNKLALGHHFDDIVETTMINMFFAGTVKTMLPKVPSTSGRMDIIRPLAYVREKDIINFMRHNTIQPMSCGCPIEAGKVDSKRKEIKKLLQDLEEKNPNIKQSIFNSMKNINLDYVLGYTKK, encoded by the coding sequence ATGGAAAATATAGTAAATGAGATTGTTAATTTTGAAGAGATAGTATTTTTAAACAAAAAGGAACAAATTGAAAACAGTTTGAGAACTACTTATAGAAAAAAGATATGGACAAAATTTGTCAAAGCCATAAAAGATTTTGATTTAATAAAAGATGGAGATAAAATTGCTGTTGGAGTATCTGGAGGAAAAGATAGTTTATTATTGTGTAAATTATTTCAAGAATTAAAAAAAGATAAAAGTAAAAATTTTGAAGTAAAGTTTATTTCAATGAATCCAGGCTTTGAAGCAATAGATGTAGATAAATTTAAAGAAAATTTAATTGAAATGGGAATTGATTGTGAATTATTTGATGCAGATGTATGGAAAATAGCTTTTGAAGAAGCTCCTGATAGCCCTTGTTTTTTATGTGCTAAGATGAGAAGAGGGGTTTTATATAAAAAAGTTGAGGAACTAGGATTTAACAAATTAGCACTGGGACATCATTTTGATGATATAGTTGAAACAACTATGATAAATATGTTTTTTGCTGGAACTGTAAAAACAATGTTACCTAAAGTTCCATCTACATCTGGAAGAATGGATATTATAAGACCACTTGCTTATGTTAGAGAAAAAGATATAATTAATTTTATGAGACATAATACAATTCAACCTATGAGTTGTGGTTGTCCAATAGAAGCAGGTAAAGTAGATTCTAAGAGAAAAGAAATAAAAAAATTATTACAAGATTTAGAGGAAAAAAATCCAAATATAAAGCAAAGTATTTTTAATTCAATGAAAAATATAAATTTAGATTATGTATTGGGATATACAAAAAAATAA
- a CDS encoding Cof-type HAD-IIB family hydrolase, with protein sequence MKLVVSDLDGTLLNNESVVSEETKEIIKKLRAKGIEFAIATGRSFNSANKIRESMGIDIFLICNNGANIYGRNGELIKRNFMPKELSERIVKMLLNNNIEFFAFDGLDCYVPYGMEIEEYLKKEHTIYYIEKDKIEFIPGFEKILIIEENPERLIEIKNLAHKNFDTEVEIVVSAVDCIDFNMKNCSKMAGVEFISKELGIDKKDIMAFGDSGNDYKMLKYVAYPVAMKDSYMSEMGIENVTEYSNDESGVARYLKKFFEL encoded by the coding sequence ATGAAATTAGTGGTATCAGATTTAGATGGTACACTTTTAAATAATGAAAGTGTTGTCAGTGAAGAAACTAAAGAAATAATAAAAAAATTAAGAGCAAAAGGAATAGAATTTGCCATAGCAACAGGTAGAAGCTTTAATTCAGCAAATAAGATTAGAGAAAGTATGGGTATAGATATTTTTTTGATTTGTAATAATGGAGCTAATATTTATGGTAGAAATGGAGAACTTATTAAGAGAAATTTTATGCCCAAAGAACTGTCTGAAAGAATAGTAAAAATGCTGTTAAATAATAATATTGAATTTTTTGCTTTTGATGGTTTAGATTGTTATGTTCCTTATGGTATGGAAATTGAAGAATATCTAAAAAAAGAGCATACTATTTACTATATAGAGAAAGATAAAATAGAGTTTATTCCAGGTTTTGAAAAAATATTAATTATTGAAGAAAATCCAGAAAGATTAATAGAAATAAAAAATCTAGCTCATAAAAATTTTGATACTGAAGTTGAAATTGTTGTTTCAGCTGTAGATTGTATAGATTTTAATATGAAAAATTGTAGTAAAATGGCAGGAGTTGAATTTATATCTAAAGAACTTGGAATAGATAAAAAAGATATAATGGCTTTTGGAGATAGTGGAAATGATTATAAAATGTTAAAGTATGTAGCTTATCCAGTAGCTATGAAAGATAGTTATATGAGTGAAATGGGAATAGAAAATGTTACTGAATATAGCAATGATGAAAGTGGAGTAGCAAGATATTTAAAGAAATTTTTTGAACTATAA